The following proteins are encoded in a genomic region of Cellulomonas sp. ES6:
- a CDS encoding carbohydrate ABC transporter permease yields MATTTPPVTPAVPAPRAQAAPPRSPRRRRFPTGRALTYTVLVVGVALWLLPFVWMVLGSVKTQREILTRPPTWWPQEPTGANFATWFDELHFTQYFTNSFVVAVVTVLGNLLFCSMVGYALAKMDFAGKKVLFTVVMTMLMVPGVVTFVPLFVMVTKLGLLNTYAALILPFVTQPVGVFLMRQFMLGIPDELLEAARMDGAGELRIFARVVMPLCGPPLATLGILTFLGSWNNFLWPLVASQSQDMYTLPVALSLYSTGQRGTDYGLLLAGAVLIITPILLLFLALQRYFIQGVATTGLK; encoded by the coding sequence ATGGCCACCACGACACCGCCCGTGACCCCCGCCGTGCCCGCGCCCCGCGCGCAGGCCGCCCCGCCGCGGTCCCCGCGCCGCCGCCGGTTCCCGACCGGGCGCGCGCTGACCTACACCGTCCTCGTCGTCGGCGTCGCGCTCTGGCTGCTGCCGTTCGTGTGGATGGTGCTCGGGTCGGTCAAGACGCAGCGCGAGATCCTCACCCGGCCGCCGACCTGGTGGCCGCAGGAGCCGACCGGCGCGAACTTCGCCACCTGGTTCGACGAGCTGCACTTCACGCAGTACTTCACGAACTCGTTCGTCGTCGCCGTCGTGACGGTGCTCGGGAACCTGCTGTTCTGCTCGATGGTCGGCTACGCGCTGGCCAAGATGGACTTCGCCGGCAAGAAGGTGCTGTTCACGGTCGTGATGACCATGCTCATGGTCCCCGGCGTCGTGACGTTCGTGCCGCTGTTCGTCATGGTCACCAAGCTCGGGCTGCTCAACACGTACGCCGCGCTGATCCTGCCGTTCGTCACCCAGCCCGTCGGCGTGTTCCTCATGCGGCAGTTCATGCTCGGCATCCCGGACGAGCTCCTGGAGGCCGCGCGCATGGACGGCGCGGGGGAGCTGCGGATCTTCGCGCGGGTCGTGATGCCGCTGTGCGGCCCGCCGCTCGCGACGCTCGGCATCCTGACGTTCCTCGGCTCCTGGAACAACTTCCTGTGGCCGCTGGTCGCCTCGCAGAGCCAGGACATGTACACGCTGCCGGTGGCGCTGTCGCTGTACTCGACCGGGCAGCGCGGCACCGACTACGGCCTGCTGCTCGCCGGCGCGGTGCTCATCATCACGCCGATCCTGCTGCTGTTCCTGGCCCTGCAGCGCTACTTCATCCAGGGCGTGGCCACCACCGGCCTGAAGTGA
- a CDS encoding extracellular solute-binding protein, giving the protein MIRPAARVALVTALALTALTACGRSDDTGTGSTDESTLSSGAASGELTVWAMGAEGEALPDFVQDFVADNPDVDIEVVPIPWDAARDKFQTAIAAGTTPDVAMMGTTWMAEFGDAFAPVPDGIDTGDFFEGSVGTTELDGQAVGVPWYVDTRVLYYRTDLAEQAGWDEAPADWDELQQMLTDIKDKTDAEYGIRMLASGNDAFQGSLWAPWSNGASLMDDDGTEWTLDTPEMAEAYEYYTSFFDKGLADAQADRTPGATEADFVAGRVGAFIEGPFMMGSLEQLGGEEFADQYATARIPAGKTSTSFAGGSNLVVFNDSDNQDAAWKLVDWLTQPDVQVDFYELTGDLPSQQSAWDDPALADDEKLAVFGEQLQDTQSPPVNTAWVQVAAAADSALERMIVSGEEPADALAALQEQASSIGVG; this is encoded by the coding sequence ATGATCCGTCCCGCTGCGCGTGTCGCCCTGGTGACCGCGCTCGCCCTGACCGCACTCACCGCGTGCGGCCGCTCCGACGACACCGGCACCGGCAGCACCGACGAGTCCACCCTGTCCTCCGGGGCCGCCTCCGGCGAGCTGACCGTGTGGGCCATGGGTGCCGAGGGCGAGGCCCTGCCGGACTTCGTGCAGGACTTCGTCGCCGACAACCCCGACGTCGACATCGAGGTCGTCCCGATCCCGTGGGACGCCGCCCGCGACAAGTTCCAGACCGCGATCGCCGCCGGCACCACGCCGGACGTCGCGATGATGGGCACCACGTGGATGGCCGAGTTCGGCGACGCGTTCGCCCCGGTGCCCGACGGCATCGACACCGGCGACTTCTTCGAGGGCTCCGTCGGCACCACGGAGCTCGACGGCCAGGCGGTCGGCGTCCCGTGGTACGTCGACACCCGCGTCCTGTACTACCGCACCGACCTCGCCGAGCAGGCCGGTTGGGACGAGGCGCCCGCCGACTGGGACGAGCTGCAGCAGATGCTCACCGACATCAAGGACAAGACGGACGCCGAGTACGGCATCCGCATGCTGGCGTCCGGCAACGACGCGTTCCAGGGCTCGCTCTGGGCTCCGTGGTCCAACGGCGCGAGCCTCATGGACGACGACGGCACCGAGTGGACGCTCGACACCCCGGAGATGGCCGAGGCGTACGAGTACTACACGTCGTTCTTCGACAAGGGCCTCGCGGACGCCCAGGCCGACCGGACCCCCGGCGCCACCGAGGCCGACTTCGTCGCCGGCCGCGTCGGCGCGTTCATCGAGGGCCCGTTCATGATGGGGTCGCTCGAGCAGCTCGGCGGCGAGGAGTTCGCCGACCAGTACGCCACCGCGCGGATCCCCGCCGGGAAGACGTCCACCTCGTTCGCGGGCGGCTCCAACCTCGTGGTCTTCAACGACTCCGACAACCAGGACGCCGCCTGGAAGCTCGTCGACTGGCTGACCCAGCCCGACGTGCAGGTCGACTTCTACGAGCTCACGGGCGACCTGCCGTCGCAGCAGTCCGCCTGGGACGACCCGGCCCTGGCCGACGACGAGAAGCTGGCCGTCTTCGGCGAGCAGCTCCAGGACACCCAGTCCCCGCCGGTCAACACCGCGTGGGTCCAGGTGGCCGCCGCCGCCGACTCCGCCCTGGAGCGCATGATCGTCAGCGGCGAGGAGCCGGCCGACGCGCTCGCCGCCCTCCAGGAGCAGGCCTCGTCGATCGGCGTGGGCTGA
- a CDS encoding MFS transporter, with protein MSTTTVRLGTPAPVVPAVGHGTGFWLVAAVFLTTMAFSTVPAPLYPLYQEADEFSTLTVSVVFAAYAVGVVVSLLLAGHVSDRVGRRAVLLPALGLELVAAVLFLSGSALPLLLVARFVSGLGVGALTATATAHLQDLHARHRPGAPDHRLHAVSTVANLGGLGVGSLVAGLLAQTGVAPLRLSYAVFAVLLAGAVVAVLRTPETVERGPRAAAHPPYRPQRPRVPAGPARRPSLVALAGAAASFAVFGVFTSVAPGFVAGTLHHPARALAGLVVFVVFGSAAAAQVLGRRVRTDRRLRAGAAAEAAGLVLLVAGMAAASLPLFLVGGAVTGAGAGLLFAAAVATVSGAAEPARRGEALAGLFLVAYLGLSVPALALGLLTLRVPATAAMAALAGTLVVVLAAVALAGRPGGRASSRAGEG; from the coding sequence ATGTCCACCACGACCGTCCGTCTCGGCACCCCGGCGCCCGTCGTCCCCGCCGTCGGGCACGGGACCGGCTTCTGGCTCGTCGCCGCCGTGTTCCTCACGACGATGGCGTTCTCCACCGTCCCCGCGCCCCTGTACCCGCTCTACCAGGAGGCCGACGAGTTCTCGACGCTGACGGTGAGCGTCGTCTTCGCCGCGTACGCCGTCGGCGTCGTCGTCAGCCTGCTGCTCGCGGGGCACGTGTCCGACCGGGTCGGCCGGCGTGCGGTCCTGCTGCCGGCACTCGGCCTGGAGCTGGTGGCCGCCGTGCTGTTCCTGTCCGGGTCGGCGCTGCCGCTGCTGCTCGTGGCCCGCTTCGTCAGCGGGCTCGGCGTCGGCGCGCTGACGGCCACCGCCACGGCGCACCTGCAGGACCTCCACGCCCGCCACCGCCCCGGCGCGCCCGACCACCGGCTGCACGCCGTGTCCACCGTGGCGAACCTCGGCGGTCTCGGCGTCGGCTCTCTCGTCGCGGGCCTGCTCGCCCAGACAGGGGTGGCTCCGCTGCGCCTGTCGTACGCCGTGTTCGCCGTGCTGCTCGCCGGCGCGGTGGTGGCCGTGCTGCGCACGCCGGAGACCGTCGAGCGCGGCCCGCGCGCCGCCGCGCACCCGCCGTACCGGCCCCAGCGCCCGCGGGTGCCGGCCGGCCCCGCGCGGCGGCCGTCGCTGGTGGCGCTGGCCGGAGCCGCGGCGTCGTTCGCGGTGTTCGGCGTCTTCACGTCCGTGGCGCCCGGGTTCGTGGCCGGCACGCTGCACCACCCCGCGCGTGCCCTCGCCGGGCTGGTGGTGTTCGTGGTGTTCGGGTCGGCCGCGGCGGCGCAGGTGCTGGGCCGCCGCGTCCGCACCGACCGGCGCCTGCGCGCGGGCGCCGCGGCGGAGGCGGCCGGCCTGGTGCTGCTCGTCGCCGGCATGGCCGCCGCGTCGCTGCCGCTGTTCCTCGTGGGAGGTGCGGTGACCGGCGCGGGCGCGGGGCTGCTGTTCGCCGCGGCGGTCGCCACCGTGAGCGGAGCCGCGGAGCCGGCCCGGCGCGGCGAGGCGCTCGCGGGCCTGTTCCTCGTGGCCTACCTCGGGCTGAGCGTGCCCGCGCTCGCCCTCGGGCTGCTGACGCTCCGGGTGCCGGCGACGGCGGCGATGGCCGCGCTGGCCGGGACCCTGGTCGTCGTGCTGGCGGCGGTCGCGCTCGCGGGCCGGCCGGGCGGGCGCGCGTCGTCCCGCGCCGGGGAGGGCTGA
- a CDS encoding sugar ABC transporter permease, with product MSATTTRAAGATGPGRTASRRSTPERGPVAARRRRQGRVAWLFAAPFVLVFGFFMLVPLLSSFGMSFTDFTARDVRSPLAVNFVGLDQYVTLFGDARFLKSLGVTATFVVIGIPVTMAVALLLAIALNNGIGRFRAAFRVGFYAPVVTSIVAVSVVWRYMLQPDGLINTALGWVGIDGPSWLTDTRWALPALILMAVWRNVGTLMVIFLAGLQAVPADVQEAATMDGASAWRRLVSITLPLLRPTLLLGAVLVSVGYLQFFEEAFVMTQGGPLDSTLSTAYYTFEQFGFGKYGQASAASYVLFLAIALLSLLQFRLLRSKD from the coding sequence ATGAGCGCGACCACCACCCGTGCGGCCGGGGCCACCGGTCCCGGCCGCACGGCCAGCCGCCGCAGCACGCCGGAGCGCGGGCCCGTCGCCGCGCGCCGACGCCGTCAGGGCCGGGTCGCGTGGCTGTTCGCCGCGCCGTTCGTCCTGGTCTTCGGGTTCTTCATGCTCGTGCCGCTGCTGTCGTCGTTCGGGATGTCCTTCACGGACTTCACCGCGCGCGACGTCCGCAGCCCGCTCGCCGTGAACTTCGTGGGCCTCGACCAGTACGTGACGCTGTTCGGCGACGCGAGGTTCCTGAAGTCGCTCGGGGTCACGGCGACGTTCGTGGTGATCGGCATCCCCGTGACGATGGCCGTCGCCCTGCTGCTGGCGATCGCGCTCAACAACGGCATCGGCCGGTTCCGCGCGGCGTTCCGGGTCGGGTTCTACGCCCCCGTCGTCACCAGCATCGTCGCGGTGTCGGTGGTGTGGCGGTACATGCTGCAGCCCGACGGCCTCATCAACACCGCGCTCGGCTGGGTCGGCATCGACGGGCCGTCGTGGCTCACGGACACGCGGTGGGCGCTGCCCGCGCTGATCCTCATGGCGGTGTGGCGGAACGTCGGCACGCTCATGGTGATCTTCCTGGCCGGCCTCCAGGCCGTCCCCGCGGACGTGCAGGAGGCCGCGACGATGGACGGCGCCTCCGCCTGGCGCCGGCTGGTCAGCATCACGCTGCCCCTGCTGCGCCCGACGCTGCTGCTCGGCGCCGTGCTCGTCTCCGTCGGGTACCTGCAGTTCTTCGAGGAGGCCTTCGTGATGACGCAGGGCGGCCCGCTGGACTCCACCCTGTCGACGGCCTACTACACGTTCGAGCAGTTCGGCTTCGGCAAGTACGGGCAGGCGTCCGCCGCCTCGTACGTGCTGTTCCTGGCGATCGCGCTCCTGAGCCTGCTGCAGTTCCGGCTGCTGCGCTCGAAGGACTGA
- the mshD gene encoding mycothiol synthase, translating into MPDPITVTSGALDADGARAVRDLAAAAAGTDGVPPLSEQPLLWLTGGGPGVRHLVAAAPDGTTTGYAQVDLRDPALATAEVVVHPAHRRRGTGAALLDAAGALAREHGGDGVAVWAHGDLPAARALAAARGLPVIRELWQMALEPVVVPDAPPLPDGVTVRAFDPGRDEDAWVTVNARAFAAHPEQGRLTRADLEDREAEPWFDPTGFLLAVRDDRLLAFGWTKVADPDEGEVYALGVDPDAQGQRLGPALTARMLAHLAGRGVRRVVLYTEGDNHAAIRVYRAAGFERSAVDVVYRA; encoded by the coding sequence GTGCCCGACCCGATCACCGTGACCTCCGGAGCCCTCGACGCCGACGGCGCCCGCGCCGTGCGCGACCTCGCCGCGGCCGCGGCCGGGACCGACGGCGTGCCGCCCCTGTCCGAGCAGCCGCTGCTGTGGCTGACCGGCGGCGGGCCGGGCGTGCGGCACCTCGTCGCGGCGGCCCCGGACGGGACGACGACCGGCTACGCCCAGGTGGACCTGCGCGACCCGGCGCTCGCCACCGCCGAGGTGGTCGTCCACCCGGCGCACCGCCGGCGCGGGACGGGCGCGGCGCTGCTCGACGCCGCCGGCGCGCTGGCCCGCGAGCACGGCGGAGACGGCGTCGCGGTGTGGGCGCACGGCGACCTGCCCGCCGCGCGCGCGCTCGCCGCCGCCCGCGGGCTGCCCGTGATCCGGGAGCTGTGGCAGATGGCGCTCGAGCCGGTCGTCGTGCCGGACGCCCCGCCGCTTCCCGACGGCGTCACCGTGCGCGCGTTCGATCCCGGGCGCGACGAGGACGCGTGGGTCACGGTGAACGCCCGCGCCTTCGCCGCGCACCCCGAGCAGGGACGCCTCACGCGCGCCGACCTGGAGGACCGCGAGGCCGAGCCGTGGTTCGACCCGACCGGGTTCCTGCTCGCGGTCCGCGACGACCGGTTGCTGGCCTTCGGCTGGACCAAGGTCGCCGACCCCGACGAGGGCGAGGTCTACGCGCTCGGCGTCGACCCGGACGCGCAGGGCCAGCGCCTCGGCCCGGCGCTGACGGCGCGGATGCTCGCCCACCTCGCCGGGCGCGGCGTGCGGCGCGTGGTGCTCTACACCGAGGGCGACAACCACGCGGCGATCCGGGTCTACCGCGCCGCGGGGTTCGAGCGGTCCGCGGTGGACGTGGTGTACCGGGCCTGA
- a CDS encoding NAD(P)-binding domain-containing protein has product MTPTDAVADVVVVGAGQAGLAVAAHLARSGFVPAGTSGGPTYVVLDAAPGPGGAWRERWPGLTMRTVNGVYELPGRALPDFPADEPASAALTRYFGDYEQELGLAVRRPVQVRAVRDDGGLLAVETVERPGAGDPDAAPRTVPTTPAALATRPGTPARGTTPDAPPDPDDGLGCGVGAARAVPGPAPAPDLPPDLEAPVPARRRTVRTWHARALVNATGTWTRPFWPSYPGRDVFAGTQLHTHDYRTPEELAGRRVLVVGGGISAVQHLLAIHPHAASMTWVTRRPPDWRDEEFSPELGRAAVARVEERTRAGLPPGSIVSATGLPLTPEYRAGIAAGVLRARPVFTRLVADGAVWDDATARGPLAAGWVTGPVHETADVVLWATGFRPALDHLRPLGLRNAEGGIVVDGTQVVADPRVQLVGYGPSASTVGANRAGREAVRRVRALLGV; this is encoded by the coding sequence GTGACCCCGACCGACGCCGTCGCGGACGTCGTGGTCGTCGGCGCGGGCCAGGCGGGGCTCGCGGTGGCCGCGCACCTCGCGCGCTCCGGGTTCGTCCCCGCCGGCACGTCCGGGGGCCCGACCTACGTGGTGCTGGACGCGGCGCCCGGCCCGGGCGGGGCGTGGCGCGAGCGGTGGCCGGGCCTGACGATGCGGACGGTCAACGGCGTCTACGAGCTGCCCGGGCGCGCGCTGCCCGACTTCCCCGCCGACGAGCCGGCGTCCGCGGCGCTGACCCGGTACTTCGGCGACTACGAGCAGGAGCTGGGGCTCGCGGTGCGGCGGCCCGTCCAGGTGCGCGCGGTCCGCGACGACGGCGGGCTGCTCGCGGTCGAGACCGTCGAGCGGCCCGGCGCGGGCGACCCGGACGCCGCCCCCCGAACCGTCCCGACCACCCCGGCCGCCCTCGCCACCCGGCCCGGGACCCCGGCGCGCGGCACGACGCCGGACGCGCCGCCCGACCCCGACGACGGCCTGGGCTGCGGGGTCGGCGCGGCGCGCGCTGTCCCCGGGCCGGCGCCGGCCCCCGACCTGCCCCCCGACCTCGAGGCGCCCGTGCCCGCCCGCCGCCGCACCGTCCGCACCTGGCACGCCCGGGCCCTGGTCAACGCCACCGGCACCTGGACACGGCCGTTCTGGCCGTCCTACCCGGGCCGGGACGTGTTCGCGGGCACCCAGCTCCACACGCACGACTACCGCACGCCGGAGGAGCTCGCGGGGCGGCGGGTGCTCGTGGTGGGCGGCGGCATCTCCGCGGTGCAGCACCTGCTGGCGATCCACCCGCACGCCGCGTCGATGACCTGGGTCACGCGCCGCCCGCCGGACTGGCGGGACGAGGAGTTCTCCCCGGAGCTGGGCCGCGCCGCCGTGGCGCGGGTGGAGGAGCGGACCCGCGCCGGGCTGCCGCCGGGGAGCATCGTCTCCGCGACCGGCCTGCCCCTGACGCCGGAGTACCGCGCGGGCATCGCGGCCGGGGTGCTGCGCGCCCGGCCGGTGTTCACGCGTCTGGTGGCGGACGGCGCCGTGTGGGACGACGCGACCGCCCGCGGTCCGCTCGCCGCGGGCTGGGTCACCGGCCCGGTGCACGAGACCGCCGACGTCGTGCTGTGGGCGACGGGGTTCCGGCCCGCGCTGGACCACCTGCGCCCGCTGGGGCTCCGGAACGCCGAGGGCGGCATCGTCGTGGACGGCACCCAGGTGGTGGCGGACCCGCGGGTGCAGCTCGTCGGCTACGGCCCGAGCGCGAGCACGGTCGGGGCGAACCGCGCCGGGCGGGAGGCGGTCCGGCGCGTGCGCGCGCTGCTCGGGGTCTGA
- a CDS encoding LysR family transcriptional regulator produces the protein MELRHLAAFVAVAEERSFTAAAARLVLVQSAVSASVASLEREVGARLLDRTPRRVELTDAGAALLPHARTALDAARDAREAVTAVRGGLRGTVRVGTLTSVPLLDVPGLLGEFHRRHPDVALRLTAAPSGSRGLVAEVAARRLDLAFVSAPGPLPVGVRLTELASAPMVLVLPRGHALAGGDAGPVDVRRLDGLDFIDSPEGYGNRAVADAALAGAGVGRRVTIEIADIGTAAAYVRHGLGVALLPRFAVGASDGVVTREVGGADLRWPLSLATPADRRPGAAAAALARLVREGAATAG, from the coding sequence ATGGAGCTCCGGCACCTGGCCGCGTTCGTCGCCGTCGCGGAGGAGCGGTCGTTCACCGCGGCGGCCGCCCGGCTCGTCCTCGTGCAGTCCGCGGTGTCGGCGTCGGTGGCGTCGCTGGAGCGCGAGGTGGGCGCGCGGCTGCTCGACCGGACGCCGCGTCGCGTGGAGCTCACCGACGCCGGGGCCGCGCTGCTGCCGCACGCCCGCACCGCCCTCGACGCCGCGCGCGACGCCCGCGAGGCCGTCACCGCCGTGCGCGGCGGGCTGCGCGGCACGGTGCGCGTCGGCACGCTCACGTCGGTGCCGCTGCTCGACGTCCCCGGCCTGCTCGGGGAGTTCCACCGCCGGCACCCCGACGTCGCGCTGCGGCTGACGGCGGCGCCCTCCGGGTCCCGGGGCCTGGTGGCGGAGGTCGCCGCGCGCCGCCTGGACCTCGCGTTCGTCTCCGCGCCCGGGCCGCTGCCCGTCGGGGTGCGGCTCACGGAGCTGGCGTCGGCGCCCATGGTCCTCGTCCTGCCCCGGGGGCACGCGCTGGCGGGTGGCGACGCGGGACCCGTGGACGTGCGGCGGCTCGACGGGCTGGACTTCATCGACTCGCCGGAGGGCTACGGCAACCGCGCGGTCGCCGACGCGGCCCTCGCCGGGGCGGGCGTCGGCCGGCGCGTGACGATCGAGATCGCGGACATCGGCACCGCCGCGGCGTACGTGCGTCACGGGCTCGGCGTCGCGCTGCTGCCGCGGTTCGCCGTGGGAGCCTCCGACGGGGTGGTCACGCGCGAGGTGGGCGGCGCGGACCTGCGGTGGCCGCTCTCGCTCGCGACCCCGGCGGACCGTCGGCCCGGGGCGGCCGCCGCGGCGCTGGCGCGGCTCGTGCGGGAGGGGGCCGCGACGGCGGGGTGA
- a CDS encoding LacI family DNA-binding transcriptional regulator, whose protein sequence is MPRRPTVYDVAERAGVSIATVSFTFRQPERVRASTREAVLVAARELGYVPSGSARGLAHGSTGALGLYSFDLMLAAPQEGADGGAGPGAGRGAGATPGTDPDSDPRAFPLYVDEVQRGVELECWQRGQALLLSSGSGSGASVTEIAGRVDGLAMFPGPTPVEALEHVARRIPVVAFSMPPVADGLHHVTVDNRAGMRDLVGHLVADHHLRDLAFVGRLSTPDYADRFAGFQEALGAAGIDVPSEPLDPTDLAEPHRLEVVAALADADRLPRALVCASDQTALAVLDLLAARGVPVPDRVVVTGFDGILAGRLARPTLTTVRQPMAAMGRLAVQVLVRHAGAAGGEPESHRLPVQVVRRRSCGCPDA, encoded by the coding sequence GTGCCGCGTCGACCCACCGTGTACGACGTCGCGGAGCGCGCCGGCGTGTCGATCGCCACCGTGTCGTTCACGTTCCGGCAGCCCGAGCGCGTGCGCGCCTCCACCCGTGAGGCGGTGCTCGTCGCCGCCCGCGAGCTCGGCTACGTGCCGTCCGGCAGCGCCCGGGGCCTCGCCCACGGCAGCACCGGCGCGCTCGGTCTGTACTCGTTCGACCTCATGCTCGCCGCCCCGCAGGAGGGGGCCGACGGGGGCGCCGGCCCCGGTGCCGGCCGCGGCGCGGGTGCCACGCCGGGCACCGACCCGGACTCCGACCCGCGCGCCTTCCCGCTCTACGTGGACGAGGTGCAGCGCGGCGTCGAGCTCGAGTGCTGGCAGCGCGGGCAGGCCCTCCTGCTGTCCAGCGGCTCCGGGTCGGGGGCGTCGGTGACGGAGATCGCCGGACGCGTGGACGGCCTCGCGATGTTCCCCGGGCCGACGCCGGTGGAGGCCCTCGAGCACGTGGCGCGGCGGATCCCGGTGGTGGCGTTCAGCATGCCGCCGGTCGCGGACGGCCTGCACCACGTGACCGTCGACAACCGCGCCGGCATGCGCGACCTCGTGGGCCACCTCGTCGCCGACCACCACCTGCGCGACCTCGCGTTCGTCGGCCGGCTGAGCACGCCCGACTACGCCGACCGGTTCGCCGGGTTCCAGGAGGCCCTCGGCGCCGCCGGGATCGACGTCCCCTCCGAGCCGCTCGACCCCACCGACCTCGCCGAGCCGCACCGGCTGGAGGTGGTCGCCGCCCTCGCGGACGCCGACCGGCTCCCCCGGGCCCTCGTCTGCGCCAGCGACCAGACGGCGCTCGCCGTGCTGGACCTGCTGGCGGCGCGCGGGGTGCCCGTGCCCGACCGCGTCGTGGTCACGGGGTTCGACGGCATCCTCGCCGGGCGGCTGGCGCGACCCACGCTCACGACGGTGCGCCAGCCGATGGCCGCCATGGGGCGCCTCGCGGTGCAGGTGCTCGTGCGGCACGCCGGCGCCGCCGGGGGCGAGCCCGAGTCGCACCGCCTGCCCGTGCAGGTGGTGCGGCGCCGGAGCTGCGGCTGCCCGGACGCCTGA
- a CDS encoding ABC transporter ATP-binding protein, giving the protein MARSGSRSVSRSAGTGRFVSKATVARWPGKTTTERVGSGTSNGRAVARSASTGRFVTGATAKRNPGGTITQQV; this is encoded by the coding sequence ATGGCACGTAGCGGTTCTCGTAGCGTCTCGCGTAGCGCGGGCACGGGTCGGTTCGTCTCGAAGGCCACCGTCGCGCGGTGGCCGGGCAAGACGACCACGGAGCGGGTCGGTTCCGGGACGAGCAACGGGCGGGCGGTGGCTCGGAGCGCGAGCACCGGCCGGTTCGTGACCGGCGCGACGGCCAAGCGCAACCCGGGCGGGACCATCACCCAGCAGGTGTAG